The Lutra lutra chromosome 7, mLutLut1.2, whole genome shotgun sequence genome segment ATTTtgaaagcaggagaggaagagggacatggGGAGTTTTCCCAGTCTCGGGGAGAAAAGAGGTTCAGAGGAAGGAGTCAGGAGGACACAGAGGGTGCACAGAAAGGTTAGGAGCAGTGGAAGGGAACATCTGAGCTCAGCAGACATCCGCTACATTTGAGAAGCTGAAGAGGCTGAAAATGCAGCCAGCTCAGGCCTGTCCTGCAGTCCGGGAGTCGAGAAGAGGCAAGCTGAGGGGTCCTAGCCACATGCCCCCGTTTGGTCTGCAGGGCGGGCATGAGGAAAGCACCTGTGTTACAGGGCTGCTGCGGGCATCAGCACGGTGCCAGGCAGAGCCCCCATGCTATCAGTATGATGCTGCCAATATTGTCTCTCGGTTCTAGAGATTAGAACTTGAGGACGTGGCAGtgatgaggggagagggagaaaactgCTCTGGGGAGTCAACCTGTCTTAAACGTTGCCTTCTACGGAACCAGAAGCCTGCAGAACAAGGGGACAAATGTTCCTGCCGCTTCCCTCTGCAGCTGCCCAACCTGTTTAAGACGGACGCTTCAGGCAATGGCTGTGCAAACCCTCCTTTTGACTATTCTTCTATGCAGGCGGCTGGGGGAtgcattttcttccttgaaagtGCAATATTcataatctcctttttttttttttaaaggcaaggcTTTTTCCAAGCCACCCCTAGATATGGAACCTTGTTCCCCAAATTGCTGAGGCAATAAAGTCTGCAATTCTGACGTAAAAAGCTGGAGGCAGACACCAACCTCTCCAGCCACCTCCATCTTCCCCTGGCCTGCTGTGAACGCAGGatgtctttgtttcatttaaacCCCTGGCCAACACCGTTCCGATCTGATGAGCTACCTAATTTCCTCCCTCCATACTCTTTCCCTCATATTATAACCGAACTCCTAGTCCCCACCCACTCTTTGTCTGCTCCCAGCCTCCAGCTCAAGGATTTCAGCAGGACGCCcgctcccctccccatcctgtaAAACCCGCGCGTCTCGGGTGGGCTTCAGGGGGTCAAGCAGGCATCACTGCAGGACTCACCAAGGAGCAGCCGGAGGACTCTGCAGCTGTCTGCGCCCGGGCGGGGGTCTAGCCGCCAGTGGACTGATCCGTATCGCGCGTGCGTCACCTCCCTCCTCATCCTAGCTCCGCCCCCACCGCTCCCCCAGCAGGTGGAGGCCGCCTCGCTCGGAGGCCCCAGAACGCGAGCCAGATGCTGGTGGCTCCTGCTCTGAGCCACGCAGCTTTCAACCCATGCATTCCACGTACACTTGTCCTGGAGCTCTTTTAGCTATCGACCCTTGTGGAAGTAATTCACTTTTTCTAAGGTGAATAAGCAATTACCTAAATGTGCTAAATCACCCCTTTGGCCCTTCGCCCCCCAACACCACATGTTTAATTTTGCCATCTTcgggtttttttgtctttttgttttttagccttCTAGCTCGAAGAAGGGGGCAATGATAGGTGAGACGAAAGATGAAGACCTAAGAACTTCTAATGATGGCAGTGATAGGGTACTTAGTAAGGGTGCTTTTAGGAGCCCTTTCGTTTAGCAGAAAAACTATGGGGTTATTTAATTCAAGATGTTAGAAACTTCTGTTAGAAGTGATACACTAAAAACATGAAGACCTCTAGGAGCATTAGTTCTGAGTGTTATTCTTAAACTTCCGGATCAGTTATCAAGTAAGATTTCTTTGGCCTGAAGAGAAATTGAATTCCCTACACATTGCAGAAATTTATCCAGGTAGACCCTGAATTTTTTGTTAAAGACTTATGGGACAACCTTAAACATGTGAATTTAGTCCAAATACAATATTGAGATGTAAAACCATAAAATAGAGTGTGGCAACTCTCTTTCAAGACTAGGGATGAGTAAAGTACCTGGGGGCCAGAAAATAACTTGATGATGCTAGAATCCAAGATTCCTTTACCCTGGCTCTATGCAGCAAATCCATGCTCAGCCATGGCATCTTATGCAATGAAGAGGAGCCACAAAATTCATTCACAAGACATACCACCTTTTGGTCTAAAGCCTAGCCCTCTTCCCAGTGTCTTTTCTTTGGTGGACTCCCGTTTCCAGCTTTTTGTTTCAGTCATGCAAATCAACAGGACAAATGCTGTTACTGGTTTTAGGCTCAAAGACCATGCCGGGATTTAGTATTACTTACACATACTGAAGTTTTTCAATTCAGAATTTTATCTTAACATTGCTTACTGTTATCTTCATTTTGTGCTTGGAAAAATGGAGAAGACATTACATTTTACTGCTTTGTGTTGAATGGAAATTGAGATACACCAAAAGGTTTGCTTCATAGgaaagttgatattttaaaaacaaatatatcctGGGCTTGCTGCTGATGAAACACCAATATTGAATTCTCAGTGATCATTAAATGTTGCCAAGCAGCCTTCTAATTTAAGTCCTGCgtaattgtattatttgttgCTCATGGTAAACAAATTTGTATGAGATCTTTATTTACACTTATAAGAACAAAGTAATCCTTGAAGTTAGTGCCTATGTCCATACTTTTAActgtgttaagtatattcacctATCATTTGACCAGATATTGAGTaacattatctccattttatataaaatgaagagattaaTCTAAAATTAAACTTTCCTGACTGTCCAAACTACTCACCTTCATAGTCCTGCTATACTGTTagctttcagaaaacaaaaatgagagtgACATGtgggtagttttcttttttatttgtcagagagatccagcacaagcagggggaatggaggcagagggagaagtaggctccccgctgcacAAGGTGCTCAAtatgagactccatcccaggaccctcgatcaccacccaagctgaaggcttatgcttaactgactgagccactgaggcatctcagggtaggtttttttttttttttttaataaatatctttcattattattaatctCAGAAAAGCCACTAATTCAGGTAATTGTACAGTTAATCTCCTGTGCCATCTTATTGCTCTTCCAATTCAATACTTCACCCATTCCCAAGGATATAAAATGACAgcagtacatttttaaaagtttatccaGAGGGGAGGTGAAGTTTAAATAATTGCTTTGATTCAGACAACATATATTTCAAGAGTTTATGAGTGTTTTCTATCACCAGTTACTATCAGAAATATCATAAACACCCGAAGTGCATATCTGGTTTATATCACAAACCTGTTTTGATGTTATAAATCATGGTATTTGTATCTACAGGTTTTCAGTCTTTAAGTCAAATTCTTACTAATAGTGAGAAAGGGTTGATTCCTAGGTAATATAGAAATAGGAAATAGCTTTGAAATGAAACAGATATATTATTATCAAGTAGAACTTGGTGAACCAGACAAATCTGATGACTTTAAATTTCTCTGTAAATATGGCTGCTCTGCGTAGATATGCTATTGTATTCTCCTCCACTATCAGACTGTGCCattctggggcgcttgggtggctcagtgggttaagtctctgcctttggctcaggtcatgatctcagggccctgggattgagcccaacatcaggctctctgctcagcagggagcccgcttccccctctctctctgcctgcctctctgcctacttgtgagctctctgtcagagaaataaaatcttaaaaaaaaaaaaaaaaaggaatgtggcaTTCTAATAACTGATCTGAAAAACTATCTTTAGTGGATCGTTCTGCCTATAGCATTACTTCCTCTAAAACCTCAAGAATATCCACCATTGTTGACATGATTCTTTTCTTAAACATTTGTAACTTCTAAtaacttaaaatacaaatttagatTTGCCTGACAATTTGGGTCAAATTCTAAAAGGTCCTTTGAATTTCATCAGATTCAGACAAGTTATTTTCCAGAAGGTTACCTTTAATGTCTatgctaaataaataacatttacacACCAGACAAAACCATCATAGGCTTTTATAAGAATCAAAAGTTAAGAATCCAAGTTAAATATACAGAGGTACAtcaactattttaaattataaaatcaagtgTGTGCATATAAGAAATCACCTTGATTAAAAATTTCCAAGCTTAATTATTCCTCcttcaataattttaaattctctatcagacaaAACAGCGAATGTATTTGTgcaaattaactttaaaaacatgGTATGGCTCAAAAGTCATCAATTATTTCTGCAGCATCATTCTATAAGAGCATACTTGGGTCATTATTCTGCTTTAGCCGTTATTCTTAGTCCAAGTGAACACACGGTACACAACTACAGACAATATAAACCTAATTATTCTGCCCCACATAGGAGTACAAGATTAAGAGGCTATTGAAGGAAGTTAATTTTTAGGGATTTTGGCAAAAACCATAAATATcaatgtaatttaagaaacaagatttGTAAGGCTTATCTTTTGCCTTTATGTTAGAAATTTCTTGTAGAAACCTTCTCTGACTTAGGAGGAATAACGGGAAATAGACAACTCGTTCCACTTTTTCTATCACACGTAATACAAAATCcatacaattttcaaaaattaatttctcacaaACCCAGCcaacaatttctttcaaaaagtaaAGTATAACTTCTGCTTTAAGAGATCACAAGTTTAAATACTGccataattaagaaaaacaagtcaTTTATACAAGCATAAGAATTCAAGTTGCTtgttaagtgaaattaaaatcaCTTAATCTTCCTGAGCTAACAAACTAACATGCAGATTATTCCGCCAGTCCTATCACCACCCTCTAATTTTATTTACAGCAACAAGTATTAACATCTGTCAATTACAAGTCTACCGGTTTACTCGTTGGTAGTAGCTGACCTTTGCCAATAGGATTTTTTGGAGAACCTTTATACCAGaccctttctttttctgatggTTTCCTAAGGACCCTGTTATTTATCCCAGGAGAAGAGCCTGTATTATTATTTACAACAGATTTTAATATGTCATGATTTGTCAGGTCATCCAAAGGAATCTTAATTTGGCCATCGGATACTACTTCCTGTTTACAAACTCTGGTAGACCCAAGAGAAGCATTCTTGGAGTCTGGGTGCCTCTTCAtccttgagaaagacttgtaagTTAACTCCATGCCTGATTTTGAAATTGCATCACTATTTGGCTGTTCACATGCTATAAACTTCAATTCCTTAGGACCTGACTTGGTACATGAAATCAAGGAATCCTTTGATGTACTTTCTAGACCAGAGGAAAGAGCACTGTCACAGCTTACGGATTTAACCAGAGGAGAAGCCGCATCACCAAGACTTGCCAATTTCTGCCTTGCAGGTTGTCTGCTGTACTCCAATAAGGAGTTAATCCTTCTGACAGACTGACGGACAGGTGTACGCTGAAACTTAAGAGGCGAGCGAACTTTGGTTCTGTTTGTTTCATTGAGAGAAAGCTTATTAAACCACTGTATGTGGTCTGACACCCTCCCGTGCTCTGCCATTTGTAAGCTCTCAGAGCTGGCTGTATGGCAGGTTTCCACCAGTGACGGCTGTCGAACAATTCTCACAGGCCTCGGTTTTGGCAAGTTTGTTCTATTACATGTAATCTGCTCTGAGGAAGAGGTGTCAGCTGGATCCTCCCTAGAAGCTGTACATTTCAGCAAGTTCTCTCCAGTCatattctcattctcattctcctttAACAGAGCATTCAGCTTGTCCCTTGTGGGCTGCTGATTCTTTATGTGTTCATCACTAGGCAATTCTGGCTTAAGTGAATGATCTCTAAGTATATTCGAATGGATGCTTTTCTCATGTTCAATCTTCGTATGACTTGAGTAAAATGTTATAGTTGCTTCTCTATCCAATTTTTGAGTTTGATGTAGTGAGCTGTCTTGTTCTGAAAaactattttcatctgttttagtCTCATGTTCATTTGATTCTATCACAGTCAAATCATTAGTTTCAAATAGATTTTTCTCTGGGCTATATTCTATAGAAGATGTTTCATTTAGCTTCACTTTCCCCACATTAGTTACTGATGACTGCCTGTGATTTATCAATGCATGAAGATTACTTCCGGATTCAGAAAATGCTTTCTGAATTTTCACCAAAGTCTCTGTGGTCAAGTTATTTTCATCCCCACTAAAAGAGCTTCCAGTTTTGTCATTATTATGCTTATCATGTACGCTAGAAGGGGTGAGTCCATATGAACTAAGAGGGGACTTTTCAACCGTAGTATCAGGCTCCAAAGAAGAGCTTTCCACCTCAACATTTCCCTTGATTGGAGAACCTTCACTTGCAGCTATTTCTTGAAAGCTGGAATTACTAGGTCCCGTCCAAGACATCCGGTAACTTGTTCCATCTAGACGCTCTGGAGTTAATAAGTTTTCCTCAGACTTACTGATCTTTTTTGAACCTAAAATAAAGTAGTTCAgtctttttaatcatttatatttgaAACATATTTGAAATACTATTCAAATACATAGCAGATAAAGGTACTGAGcattaaatttcaataaattaaggatttgttaaaagaaatatttttttaaataaaaaggtcaGTTTTGTACTTATATTTATAAGCATCTTCCAACTGTTCAGACAAAAATACAATGCCAATTCAATTATTTTCCCTATTcaaacatgaattttaaatttctagaacagtaaaagaagatattttatgataaaataactGAAGcttatatgtaattatatctaattatatctcaagaaagccaagaaaaactttttcagaaaagCAATGAGAGTAGGCTTtttgagtaaaattaaaaatatcatgtaACTGTACCTTTCTTTGTTAATCTTTCATCAATATCTGGGCTAAAAAGCAGACCTGTTTTTACAGACTCaatcctattttttaaactttgttgaTTTGCAAGTCGTCGACCAACATTTTCACGTCTATCAACCCCAGAACACCCATTctgtacagaaaagaaaaattgaaaatgttttggTTAAGAAATAAATCTAGTTAATTCAAATATAAGACAAAGTAAATTTTTATAGTTATCAAAATCCTCTACAGCTgattaaaaaaggtaaataaaattaaacaatttcaTACCAAACACAAATATACTTGCATGCATGTTGACAAAAACTGTAAGCATTTGTCTTGGCTATTACTTGCTATTTTAtgatctaaaataaaaacagcctcgcatattaactaaaataatttcttttgtgaTGACTCTGCGCTAGGACCTGCTCACAACAGtgagtgaacaaaacaaaacaaacagaccaaaatctTACCCtcagaatttacattttagatGAGGAGATTTGAGCAGGACaagaaaaatggtaaattatattatatattttacaatatacaAGGTGAGAAATGTTATGGAGAAAAGTAGAGCCGAGTAAGACGGGTATGGTGGGGTGTCATTTTAAATAGAGTGATCAGAAGGTGATTTGTGagtaaagaaaaatgtgagaaaGTCATGAAGATGAAAGGGGAAAGAACATTACCCCAGAGAGAATAAAGGCCAGGTCAGTGTCCAAGACTAAAAACAGGTCTGGCACATTTGACAAACAGCAAGGAGGCAAGAAGCTGAGTGAGCAAGAGGGAGTGGGTGAGAAGAGGGCTCAGAAAGAGGCAGGCTGGTTCCAGTCCTGTGGAAAGGTACATGGAAACataagaattttatctttttttcagagTGAAATGAGGAGTCACTGGAAGATTCTGAGCAGAACAGTGACAAGGAtctaaaaggaatttaaaaggaTCATTTTGGCTGTAGTATTGCAGCAAGGTAGATGCAGGGAGACCTACTAGTAGGAACTTATTGCAGTAATCCAAGTTGGAGAGGCCAGAATTTATAGAACATTAGAAATGTAGTACCAATGAGAATTGGTCAGTCTGGATATACTCTAAAAGCAGAGGAGACATAAGATTCCCTAATGGTTTACACAGGATGGTGTGAGAAAGTGAGGAGTCAAGAACGTCTATATGTATTTTGGCCTAAATGACTAGAAGAATGAGTTGCCATAGCAGAGATAGTGAAGACTGCAGGTGGGGATGTGGttggcagagagggggaagggtggAGAATTAGCAGCAGTGAAGAAATACACCTTGAGAGCTCTATTTGGGACAGGTTACACCTGAGCTATCTATTGGATGGCCATCAAGTAGAGAAGTGAAGTAGACAGTTGTTAAGAAATAGTCAAGTTGTTCAGGAAAGCATTTTGGGCTAGAGAGATAGAAGCTCGAAGTCTTAAGTAACAATATGATGTTTAAAGCAAATGAGCACCTTGGATgagtagaaacagaaaagataaatcCAAGGACAAAGCTTTGGGCACCACAATGTAAAGAAGTCAGAAAAGTAACCAGTGAAGGAAGAAAATCATGAGTAAAGTGCCCTGAAGTAGGGAAGGAAAGTATAACAAAGAGGAGCAAGTGACTAGCCAGGTCAAATGCTGTTGACAAGTCAAGTCTAACAAGGACTGTTATTTGTCAACTGCTTTGAGCACCACTGAAATTCTGGGTGA includes the following:
- the ARHGAP11A gene encoding rho GTPase-activating protein 11A, with the translated sequence MWDRRLVRLALLQQLRAVYGIKVKGGRGQCDRRRHETAATEIVGKIFGVPFNALPHSVVPEYGHIPSFLVDACSSLEEHIHTEGLFRKSGSVIRLRALKNKLDHGERCLSSAPPCDVAGLLKQFFRELPEPILPADLHEALFKAQQLGTEEKNKATLLLSCLMADHTIDVLRYFFNFLRNVSLRSSENKMDSSNLAVIFAPNLLQTSEGHDKMSANTEKKLQLQAAVVKTLIDYASDIGHVPDFIQEKIPAMLGLDGLCATPSLEGFEEGECETPGDCKRKRRQSVGDFVSGALNKLKSNRTPSVTPQQEKIAQVSISPTILTPNAKRKLPVDSSHGFSSKKRKSIKHNFNFELLPTNLFSSSSTPVSVPFDTSPEGSSQSSLSPIAISGNHLISSGVLRRSKRIASKKVCRVESGKAGCFSPKISRKEKVRRSLRLKFSLGKSSKDMNGCSGVDRRENVGRRLANQQSLKNRIESVKTGLLFSPDIDERLTKKGSKKISKSEENLLTPERLDGTSYRMSWTGPSNSSFQEIAASEGSPIKGNVEVESSSLEPDTTVEKSPLSSYGLTPSSVHDKHNNDKTGSSFSGDENNLTTETLVKIQKAFSESGSNLHALINHRQSSVTNVGKVKLNETSSIEYSPEKNLFETNDLTVIESNEHETKTDENSFSEQDSSLHQTQKLDREATITFYSSHTKIEHEKSIHSNILRDHSLKPELPSDEHIKNQQPTRDKLNALLKENENENMTGENLLKCTASREDPADTSSSEQITCNRTNLPKPRPVRIVRQPSLVETCHTASSESLQMAEHGRVSDHIQWFNKLSLNETNRTKVRSPLKFQRTPVRQSVRRINSLLEYSRQPARQKLASLGDAASPLVKSVSCDSALSSGLESTSKDSLISCTKSGPKELKFIACEQPNSDAISKSGMELTYKSFSRMKRHPDSKNASLGSTRVCKQEVVSDGQIKIPLDDLTNHDILKSVVNNNTGSSPGINNRVLRKPSEKERVWYKGSPKNPIGKGQLLPTSKPVDL